The DNA region AGTGCCTATGAGTCTGTCTGCATCGGAGCATCACAGCGGGCACCCAGTTAAATATTGACCTTCACTGCAGCGACCTCTACTTTGAAACACGGCCCCCTACCTCCATGACAGAAGGGGTCTTAGATGAGCCAGCCCCCGGCACTCTTCacagcccatcccatcccatccctatcattacccaaccccaccccacacaaaGACACCCTTCTGCCCCCATACCACTCTGCTGTGGTCAGAACTCAGAGACAGGAGAGAAAGCAAGGCCACAAAGCATGGAGATTTCCCATAAGACCTTGACTCTCGTTaggttacaaacacacacacacacacacccacaaaagaTCAGGATTTCATTTACAGTGAGACAAGGCTATAAGAGAAGCCCATCAGACATGCATAAAACAGGCCTCGAGGCAATGAGGCGAgttatcccccccaccccaccccactcattGCACTGCAACccaatacatgcacacagatgatGGGGAGGCAGCCGAGCCGAGCTGGGGGGGCGGGGTTGGTAGGAACAGAGGGACTGCTGCATGCCAACGTGCTCCAAGACAAACCCTTAAAGctccccttccttcctctccttccaccTCCTTCTTTCCGTCTGCCCAATAGAGATCTGGCTTTCAGAAACCAGAAATGCATCTTCAAAAAACATGGTGGACAGTGCCCCGTGGCCACACAGCCCTGGGCTTGGACCCCTTTAATGACTCAGAAGACTTCCGAGTGTGAAAATGTGCAATGAAATTAATGTATTCCAACTACGAAGAGTGTAATTGTGCAATGAATTTAAAAATGCATATTCATGTGTTAAACTATGAAGAGGAAATAACATACGATtttgaagaaaaaacaaaaaacatacattTAATCCAACAAtgtcagagggggaaaaaagcttcCAGTGTAGTACAAAAAAAAGAATCTCACTAACATAtgcttttgatttgatttgattcgattccaCTCTCCATCAACAATCTGATCAACCGCGCTTGACGGCTCTCTCTCAGCACTCTCCTCAATCACGGATTTCCTAGAGGCTGAAATGAACCGAATATAGTGATTTCATCCTTAAAAGACTCTCGTGTGAACCTCTACTCatcaagcaaaaaaacaaacaaaaaaacaacaaccccaaattaaaaaggaaaacaaaaagatACCCTTCATGTCCCAGGAGAAATATTAAATTAGAAGCCCAGTGTTGCTTTGAGATGACAAAAAAGTATTCAAACAATGACAAACCATACACAAACCGTAtaaacattaaataaatacagtagggatgttcaaaaaaaaaaggtcatgaaGACAGAGCTTTGCTGGGGATAGATCACAGGGTAGTCTTTGCACAAACATGGCCGAAAGGGTGTAGTTTTTAAAAATGAACTGCAATCATCTGAACTGTGACTGACTCTGGTAAGCACAATTCCCTTTCTGGTTACCCGAGACATCAAGTCTAACAGAGACGCTATCCAGTACTGTCTGTCatcaatttatttattcatgtcatttatttatttcttatttgTTGATTTTCTTACTGTGCTCTAAAAAATGATCACATACTTCTATGTCAGCGGCAAAAATAAAACATCTTGATGTGCAAATTAGTGCATGGGCCCAACTTCCACATGCACGTGTCCAGATGGAGGTAGAGGACAGAGACAACAGCGAGCGAAGTGGCGAGGCAATAACaccctgctccacacacacatgctgtgccgcaacacgccacgccacgccacatcacaacccacccacccaaacaaTCATGTTAGTGTGAGAGCTAAAGAGAGAGGTAAGATGTTTCAGGAACAGACTGTTCAGCTATTCCAAACCAGACTTTCATTTTTAATTCTACATTCAACATCCAAGCTTTCTGGCTGGAACTCTACGTCTGTCCACAGCTTACTACCTTTGCGGATTCAGGGGGAGAAGAGGGGCGTAGCTGTGAAGATTATTGCAATTTGTGAGTTAACAAGAATGCATAGACAGAGTAAGGGGAGTACAGCGCACACAACACTCATGCAGACCCCTTTGAGTGCATCTCTGTGCGttagtttgtgtgggtgtgtacgtacATCTGCACGTGTGTACTAcgtacatgtgtatgcatgcgtgtgtgcgcaaatGTATGCTTGTTAATGTACATGTATTTCTGTGTATATGCATatatgtgcgtgagtgcgtggggTCTCTGTGCTGCAGTCCAGCATTCTGACTGTCTGTTTTAGCCTTTTTAGCTTATgccatttttatgtttgctttttgctttgtttgttttttgtttcattttgtttgcGTTCCCtctttttgctttcttttctttttttttacccaggatggtcagctcagctcagctcaggccTGTTGTGTTGTTGCGTGTAGGAGTGTTAGTTAGTTGCTCTGGCAGCAGGCGCCCTGCTTGGCTGAGCTCTGGGTGGGCTGCACGGTGATGGGCACCACATTGGAGTTCGGGGAGAAGTCAGCGTCGCTGCGGCCCGACATCTGCCTCTGGGACACTATGTGGTAGATGGCTGtagacagaagaaaaaaatattaattaatggatttatttatttgtccatCTACCTATTAAGGGCTTTGTGCatctttatacatgggttctaaattttgtttataacctgactgcgcgaaactagctgcgcacaactcaacctctgattgttgtaaaccgctgtcggtcaaaaaattagctcacgtggttggctgccagtgtcttgccccctcacaacatcgtgtttataaacacggcaAACCCATGTATAGATGACAGGAAAGTATGACaagaagagagcgggagagagatggggcagggttgggaaatgacccagtccAGATTCGAATCCAGGTCCCGTTGGGCAAGCAAGGCCCAACGTGGGCGGCTTAGCGCACTACGCCACAGAGCCCTCGGACAAAAGACAAGATGCGCAAGTGGAGATGTTTGAAGTGAAAATTAAAAAGGCAAGGGGACGCTTCTACTGGCCCTGAAGAAGACTGCAACTGGCTCTGGTCGTGGCTCCAATGGCTAGGGCGCTGATTGCACCggagacctgggtttgattcgGGCCCAAAGTCGTTTCCAGatcctcccttgtctctctcccaTCCTGTTTCTTCACAAATTGTTCTATccaaaacatgttggcaatttttttttacttcaaacATGAACTAACTGCATTTCATTCACAAAAAAACTTCACTCAAAATACTAAGAGTGCCTTTGGAATGTCCTCCCATGAAACGCTTTCACTGATGAATGAATAAAATGCTGTGTCTGACGTAGCTCATGTCTGTGCTGCTGCTGAGATGGAAAATCGAAGGTTTGAGCTCCAGTTTTTTATGTGGTACAACTGCATCATTTTGCCATCTCCAGCAATTACTTGTTTTTTCTGCAGATGGTCTGAAATCGAAGAGGTTAAAAGCCAACCTTCACTTCATTCacagcatctgatgctgaaggCATCCTGCGCCCACCCATACTAACTATCCAACACTCACACTATCTAGAACAGTGGTGGGCAATTATTCTATTAGATTATTCTATTCTAATTAATTCTAATTTATTATATTTAGAGGATTGACCAAAGAGCTAGACATCAAAGGAAACTTATCCATGTCGATAATAGGAAATAAtacatgctgacatgtttttatgtgacattgtaatgaaatgtatgaATACAGTAGCTGATACACTTAGGTACATCTCAAACCCTCAAAACCCTGGGCATATTCAAGAGTGTTATGTTGGAGAGCATCGCTTTGGATTTAAACGTTTTCTTCACTGTAAAGGCTCTGCAGCCCACCTGAAATGGCTCGgcagggccacatgtggcccacaAGCCTGAGATTGCCCACTTCTGATCTAGAACATTTCAAATTCTATTGCGGTAGGGGACTcggggctggattaatgcacaggctagatatggctgcagcctatgggcccccacctgccagggcccccctgattggccacatAAAAATGGCAGAACTCTGACAGGATGcattattgaaaaatgtatccgtTACACGTTATCCTTAAATCCAAGCTCTATCACACGGTCTATACAAATttgttgcagttttttttttacttccagagggcctacagcaacctgtagcctaggggcgaTAGCCAGGTTAGGACATGCCAGAATTTAGGGCCTTATCATCTCAACTCATAACTCTCTAATTCAGAGCCTCTGCTATAACGATACTGAAAGAAATGTTTCACACCATGGGTGAGTTTGTTATtttaagactctctgtaatgtcatcatAGCAATGTATGATATAGTTGAATTGGGCAGTGACCAAAAAGTCAGACAGCTGTGCATTGTCAAGGGGCAAGGTTGACCACCTTATCTGTTGCGCACATGAAATAAAATTGCGATTAACCACATtgtgcgaaccacattgaaatgcacaAAGGGGGTGCGCAGTgcggaaagtttgggaaccgctgtctaAAGCGATGCATTAAGGGAGGTTGTTAGACCACTTTCCGCTCAAGACTTTCTGCTGAGTAGCCAGGCCTAAGTCAACCatctcattattttttttctgtgtcgGCTGCAACATTGGCTGCAATTTGTTGCTATATTGAACTTCAACTTGAAGCAATAAAGGTATAAACATCTATCATACTAGACACAGAGTAGAAGACCCAtcagatttgttttttgtttgaatCAGGTCAACACTGCGTAATCACATCAATCAATAGTTCTTACTGTCCTcaaagtctttgtgtgtgtggttgtggtaatAAGCATGCCGTGTGTTTGACCTCAAGAGGATTTGATTCATACTGGTACAGTGCAGACCAGCAAAATATTTGGAATttgctgccacctgctggtgaAAATGTAGTCTGATTAACCTTTTTTTGCTACTTGACTGGGATGAGGTACTGTACATTTCCCCCAGGGGGCAAATTTTCATGTGATGTTAATTTATTGgcatttagttttttttgttgccCACCATCAtcacagagccttctgtgttgccgcccccaccctttggaacagtctaccggtccgtcaagcccccacactagctacgttcaaaaagcacctaaaatcacacttattcactgaggcctatggtccttaaccaccctgccccaaccccacctctacctccctccgctcctctcctctctcttcattcccctgcccattctccttttgtaaagcgaccttgggttactttaaaggggctatataaaaccaagttattattatttttcattattattatcatactcTGTGAAATATATAGCACCAAATGTGCCAGGAAACATTGCAAGGCATTTAGATTCTAGGGAAGAGTGGAAATCTGACAAAACAGTTACTCATTCAACCATGCACCTTTGTTATTCTTTAACTTTTCAAACCCAACCTACGTAACGTAACATACATAGGACATGTATAGCATGCATGCCCCCTGTTAGATCGGGATGGTAGATAAGTGTTGAGAACAAGCCCATGACCGGATGTCACCTTACCTGTTAGAATGGTCTGGAAGGCCAGCTCTACATTAGACGAGTCCAAAGCAGAAGTCTCCAAGAAGGACAGCCCATGCTTTTCTGTTAACACAAACCACAACCGTCAGGGTTATTTTAAGGCAAGATTCACCCTCCGTGGCACAACAAACCAGACATTGTTTTCAGGGACTCATATGTGAGCGTGATCCTGATTTCTATTGATAATTAATTTCACATCCCAACATCACTACACTGCCACTCATTGTATTCTCCATGTGGTGACGGTGCCACACTCTACTGCCATGACTGGCAACTAAAAGCGTAGATAAAAAGCGTCTGTGTagtaaaaaatgtttaaaaaaactgATGCATGGTGCGACCATTCCTTCTGATTTAGCATGGCGTGTCCCTCCACCAGGAGGCACAAATACCCAATGCCCAATATTAACTGGGAACCTGCAGCTAGTGACGTGCCCAAGACATTTCATCAGATAGACCTGCCAAATCTTGTTCAATGTTATAAATGCTATAAAATGGTTTGAGCTTGcttgcgcacgtgcatgcgtgtaaaACGAAGTCATCATGCGCTGTCCAGACCCAGTCTCAAAACGAGCGTGCGCGAGTACCTGCGAAGGCCTTGGCCTCGTCAGTGGGCACGGCGCGGAGGTGACGCAGGTCGCTCTTGTTGCCCACCAGCATGATGACGATGTTGCTGTCGGCGTGGTCCTGCAGCTCCTTCAGCCAGCGCTCTGCGTTTTCGTACGTCAGGTGCTTGGCGATGTCGTACACCAGCAGCGCACCCACCGCCCCGCGGTAGTAACTACACCAAGGGGAGAAAAAATAAGTGGACAAGAACAGAGGTGAGGTCATTCTCAGGCCTGATTAGAACAAAATCATCTAAGAATATAGATAGAGAGGAGATAGAAGATACTGAGCTTGAACCTTcaacattttttgaaataagaacATACTGAGCTTGAACCTTCAACATTTTTTTGAAATGCCTATTGactgcattttattattgtacaCAAAACACGGTCAAACCTGAAAACAGGCACTGAGCCAGAATACCATCAGCCCTGCATATTACAATTAAGCAATCTCATCAAACTGTGTTAAATACAGTGGTTTACAGTGACAAAATTAAGAAAAGGATGCGTGTTATTTGATGGAATGAGGTGATTTCCGAATGAACTCCCTGTATTGAACACTGCTCCTGGAGATCTGTGACTTTCAGACATGCAGTTTCTAATGTAGTCATGTCAGGCATAAATAAATACTCCACTGGCACATGTGTAAATCAGTTTGTGTGTTCAATCCAATTTGATTCTTCATTCCAGACACAGGGGAATCTCcatcacaacacagtacacaattaaaacagaacaagaaaaagagaaaagaaacagagaggaaaaaaacagatatTGCATAGCTCTTATTCATTGCCTcacatactagtggtgtcaacaatgatcgattcggcgatgcaatccaataacggacatggacgatccaattcaatgcggcaagttccagaatcgatccgtcaatttttttaagtttcaattacttccgtggatatttcgggagcaaatgaatgttaaagtaaataaaagtacttcaaagcattgcaagactgatacagactgatccagactgattcagaaaacagccaatagattgttgctcagtatctgactacttgtattgcctcatcatgactgatgaaacatttgctttgctttcagtagaaatgtaatgcatcgcaatgcattgtagaattgaattggatcggtttgaatcgcatagaatcgaatcgctacctcccgaatcgtgatcgaatcggatcgtgagggcaatgtcaatccacaccactatcacATACAGGCATGTTTATCAGTGACTGCACAAGATAGAGAACAGTCTCACAGAGCTATGTCCAGGCCTAGCCAAATCAGCAATTAATGTTTTGTGACTCCGATACCCTACACATAAATCTATACGTCACCTTACGCAACACAGCTGCAAAAAGGTATCCCTGCGCTTACAAACATTTGACTTGCGCTTGACCTTCGTGGAATTCTCAACAGCAGCCTCATGCTGTCACTGTAAGCCACAATGAGTTCCCTAATGTGTTATGTTGATGTGATGGTCCTGTATTGCTCCTGTAACACCGAGGGCATAGTgagtttaaaatgtgtgtgtgtgtgtgtgtgtgtgtgtgtgtgtgtgtgtgtgtgtgtgtgtgtgtgtgtgtgtgtgtgtgtgtgtgtgtgtgtgtgtgtgtcttgtgcggACATGATGACCCTGTATTACTCCTGTGaccatgtctgtgtgagtgagtgtgaatgtgtgtgggaaCGCTTATTACACAAACATGATGGCTCTGTTCTACATCTCTCCCGTAACCgtatgcgtgtatgtttgtgagaaaagtgaagtgaaagcccacctgggaaacaccCATTGTTGTTGTgacatcactccacagcacatagtgcacacaacgaaattgaacttatgcctcacccgtgcaagggggcagcctcaaacagtgccccaagggagcagtgcagcgggacggtaccatgctcagggtacctcagtcaaaaaggaatgagggagagcactggttaattactccccccaccaacctggtgggtcggaaaTCAAACTgtgtcaacctttgggctacaagcctgacaccctaaccgcttacccatggcgtttgtgtacatgtatgtagtactgtatgtgtgtgtatgtggctgtggTTGGATGAGTggttgcaaatgtgtgtgtagaCTTATGTCCACgagtgcttgtctgtgtgcgtgtgtgcgtgtttgcgtgcgtgtcttACGCTGAGGTGATGGCCCTGTATCTCTCCTGGCCGGCCGTGTCCCAGATCTGGGCCTTGATGGTCTTGCCCTCCACCTGGATGCTCCGCGTGGCGAACTCCACCCCGATGGTGCTCTTGCTCTCCAGGTTGAACTCGTTTCGGGTGAAGCGGGACAGCAGGTTACTCTTGCCTACACCCGAGTCCCCGATTAGCACCACTGCGAAAGGGTTGGACCAGAGTGAAGAGTTGAAATAAACAGTGTCATCACTGGCAGGGTTAGGGAGTGGAGCAGGCATTCACGATCACGAGCTCCTACACTAGTGTTCCAATCCCAGCTCATCTCATTTTCTGCTTGCATGATGTCTTTGTCAcctcaagtcaggtcaagtcaagtcggctttattgtcaaagaATTGAATAGACAGACATTACTCATTGGTAGTCGCGCATGGTACAGTAACATGCCATTACTGTATACGTAAAGCGCTATTACTGTGTAAGGTGTAACGCTAAGGGCGCCTCTTAATATGATCTTATTGtagtcccttaatgcacgccattccaccagttga from Engraulis encrasicolus isolate BLACKSEA-1 chromosome 5, IST_EnEncr_1.0, whole genome shotgun sequence includes:
- the rab11al gene encoding RAB11a, member RAS oncogene family, like; translated protein: MATREDEYDYLFKVVLIGDSGVGKSNLLSRFTRNEFNLESKSTIGVEFATRSIQVEGKTIKAQIWDTAGQERYRAITSAYYRGAVGALLVYDIAKHLTYENAERWLKELQDHADSNIVIMLVGNKSDLRHLRAVPTDEAKAFAEKHGLSFLETSALDSSNVELAFQTILTAIYHIVSQRQMSGRSDADFSPNSNVVPITVQPTQSSAKQGACCQSN